Within Coprothermobacter sp., the genomic segment CACCTGCAGAGGAACGCTGCTTCCATCATCGCGTGTCTGCTGGAGCGAGGCGACATGGAGGATTTGAGGTGGCTCGCGTATGTCTACCCTGCGAGCGCTATCATCGACGCGGTCCTCTCCGCCGATGTGTTGTCCCCGAGAGCGCGCAACTTCTGGCTCGTGTGGTTCGAGGTGCCCGATGCATCCTGAGTGCGTTGAGGAGAAGGCGCGCATCCTGATGAGCCGGCTGGGACCGACCCTCGGCATGCATGGAGGGGTCCTGGCAGGGGGGACGGGGTTAGCGCTGCACCTGGGGCAGTGCATCTCGGGCGACTTGGAGTTCTTTGCTCAGCGTGCGTTCAGACCGTCGGACATCCTCGAGGAATTGCGGGCGCTTGCCGGCGTTGTAGAGTCAGTGGCGATGGGGGATGACGCAATGACCGTGCAGGCAGACGGCGCACGGCTCTTGCTGATGCAGACCACAGCGCGCTTCGCGGAGCCTACCACAAGGGTGAACGGTTGCGACGTGGCCGGTGTCATGGATATTGCAGCTATGAAGCTCATGACTATTGTACAGAATGGCACCCGCAGTGACTTCGTGGACTTGTATGTCGTTCTCCAGGCTCTCCCCTTCCGCCGGGTAGCGCGCAATGCGTTGGAGCGGTATGGCATGACCGCCCTCGAGCCGCTTGTCGTCGGCAAGGGACTCGTATGGTTCGAGCACGCCGATGTTCAGGGGGACCCCGTCTACGTCGGGACTCCTGTCAGATGGGATCACATCAAGGACTTCTTTCGGTCGAGCCTGCGGCAGTTCGTGTTCGACCTCGACGCTGAGCGGCAGGCCCTGGAACGGGGTTAGGTCGCCTGGATCAGTGGCACAATTGCGTCGACATTCATGACCTTGCCGTACGTGCCATCCAGCGCAGCCAGGAAGGCCCGCTGGACCATGGCCGCAGGCACCGTTTCTCCAGCAAACGACAGGTCCCGCGTAGCACACGCGTCTGCAGCGACGATGCACTCGAACCCATAGTCGCGGGCAGCGCGCGTCGTGGCGTCGATGCACATGTGCGTCATCATGCCGCAGATGATCAGACGTGAGACCTGATCCGTCCGCAGCAACTCCAGCAGGTTCGTGTCCCGGAAGGAGTTGGGGTAATGCTTGCGGACGACGGCTTCGCCAGGCAAGGGCCTGATGCTGGTGTAGAGACTCACGCCGGGAGAGCCCGGCCTGAACGAGGTCGCATCGGGGTCCACGGATACGTGCTGGATGAAGACGGCTGGCAGGTGGTTGTACCGGAAATGGGCGAGCAACTTTCGGGCCTGAATGGCTGCTTCGACAGGGCCCTCGAGGGGCATGGCGCCGCCGGAGAAGTACTCCCTCTGAATGTCGACGAGCAGGAGAGCGGTTTTCACTGATCAGACTTCGAACCTACCACTCTGACCGCTAATTACCAGCTGACCCCAAAGAGAATGTACCACTCTGAACTATTTACCAGCTGACCCCAAAGGGCATTCGAGGGCGGCGATCTTGTCGAGGCGTGGCTGGTGACGCCCACCCTGATAGGTCGCGTTCAGCCAGGTGACCACGCAGTCGAGCGCAACCTCCTCGGCTGTCGTCCGACCGCCTAGTGCAAGCACGTTGGCGTTGTTGTGTTCCCTGGCCATCCGTGCCGTGTAGCCGTCGTGGACCAGCGCGCAGCGAATGCCGGTGACTTTGTTGGCCGCAATGCTGGCACCGATGCCGGTACCGCAGATGACGATGCCGACTGTGGTGGCGTCTGCCATGACCTTGTGGGCCACTGCGGCTGCGAAGTCGGGATAGTCGACGGCATGGTCACTGCTGTCGGTGCCCATGTCCTCAACCTCGTGACCCTTGAGCGTCAAGGCATGGATGAGGAACGACTTGAGGCGAAATCCACCGTGATCAGAGCCAATGACGATCTTCATGTGCTCACCTCGGTCTGAGAAATGGGATGCGAAGAGACAGCAGCGCAATGAGCAATCCAAGCGCCATGCCTCCGAGTACTTCGAACAGGGTATGACCGATCAGCTCGGTGAAGTGTTTGTAGTCGAAGCGGTCCCACAGCTTGAACTCTTCGAAAATGGCGTTCAGGGTCCGCGCGTGTCTGCCGACTTCCTGCCGGACGCCTGAGGCGTCGAACACGACGACGCCGCTGAAGATCATACAGATGGCAAACAGGGGGGACGCGAAGCCTTCCGAGAATCCCACCATGGCCGTGAGGGCCGTGACGCTGGCGCTGTGCGAGCTGGGGAAGCCGCCGTTGGAGAAGAGGAGGGGCCACTTCCATTCATGATACTCGCCGTAGTGGATGAGTGGCTTGATTCCCT encodes:
- a CDS encoding acid phosphatase; the encoded protein is MPVEGVSVNNLWDNKILIVAIIADLVAQGIKPLIHYGEYHEWKWPLLFSNGGFPSSHSASVTALTAMVGFSEGFASPLFAICMIFSGVVVFDASGVRQEVGRHARTLNAIFEEFKLWDRFDYKHFTELIGHTLFEVLGGMALGLLIALLSLRIPFLRPR
- the rpiB gene encoding ribose 5-phosphate isomerase B; this encodes MKIVIGSDHGGFRLKSFLIHALTLKGHEVEDMGTDSSDHAVDYPDFAAAVAHKVMADATTVGIVICGTGIGASIAANKVTGIRCALVHDGYTARMAREHNNANVLALGGRTTAEEVALDCVVTWLNATYQGGRHQPRLDKIAALECPLGSAGK
- a CDS encoding cysteine hydrolase, which translates into the protein MKTALLLVDIQREYFSGGAMPLEGPVEAAIQARKLLAHFRYNHLPAVFIQHVSVDPDATSFRPGSPGVSLYTSIRPLPGEAVVRKHYPNSFRDTNLLELLRTDQVSRLIICGMMTHMCIDATTRAARDYGFECIVAADACATRDLSFAGETVPAAMVQRAFLAALDGTYGKVMNVDAIVPLIQAT